From the Erythrolamprus reginae isolate rEryReg1 chromosome Z, rEryReg1.hap1, whole genome shotgun sequence genome, one window contains:
- the ACBD7 gene encoding acyl-CoA-binding domain-containing protein 7 translates to MTLQTDFEAAAANVKKLKSRPTDDELKELYGLYKQATVGNINTESPGMLDLKGRAKWEAWNQKKGISKDDAMKAYISKANELIQKYGM, encoded by the exons ACTGACTTTGAGGCTGCTGCAGCAAATGTTAAGAAATTAAAATCCAGGCCCACCGACGATGAATTAAAGGAACTGTATGGACTCTACAAACAGGCCACTGTAGGAAATATCAACACTg AGTCCCCTGGGATGTTGGATTTGAAAGGCAGAGCCAAATGGGAGGCTTGGAATCAGAAGAAAG GTATATCAAAAGATGATGCTATGAAAGCCTACATTTCTAAAGCAAATGAATTGATTCAGAAGTATGGAATGTAA